One Phaseolus vulgaris cultivar G19833 chromosome 11, P. vulgaris v2.0, whole genome shotgun sequence genomic window carries:
- the LOC137806749 gene encoding uncharacterized protein codes for MKYLVVAIEYFTKWIEAEPVAQIIAHRVEHFVWRNIFRIKQVFTSVEHPQTNGQVNSSNRVLIRGLKRRLKKAKGTWPEEVPLILWAYHTIPQSTTKEMPFSLVYGSDVMVLVEIQESSPRFQNFVVEESNEGRKVNLDILDEV; via the exons ATGAAGTACCTAGTGGTggccattgagtacttcaccaagtggatagaagcCGAACCAGTTGCCCAGATAATTGCCCACAGGGTTGAGCACTTCGTATGGAGGAACATC TTCagaatcaagcaggtgttcacCTCAGTAGAGCATCCTCAGACGAACGGTCAGGTCAATTCCTCCAATAGAGTCTTGATCAGGggcttgaagaggaggttgaaGAAGGCTAAAGGGACCTGGCCAGAAGAGGTGCCTCTAATTTTGTGGGCCTACCACACTATTCCTCAATCCACCACGAAGGAAATgcccttcagtttggtgtatgggtcagACGTCATGGTCCTTGTAGagatccaagagagctcgccgcgattccaaaacttcgtggtaGAAGAATCTAACGAAGGGAGGAAGGTGAACCTAGACATACTCGACGAGGTGTGA
- the LOC137806742 gene encoding uncharacterized protein produces MTPYQYYLADGMLLVEPTEARVVKRNTGRYTPVDGKLFRHGYTHPILTCVSGDQCTRIMAKLHEGICGSQVRGRALSLKVIRVGYYWPTMMEDCMSYAQRCEQCQKHADWHHAPPEELRLIHSPWPFHTWGIDFLGRFPLAIR; encoded by the coding sequence ATGACGCCATACCAGTACTACCTCGCTGATGGTATGCTTCTGGTAGAGCCCACAGAGGCAAGAGTGGTCAAGAGGAACACGGGAAGGTATACCCCGGTGGATGGAAAGCTGTTCCGACATGGCTACACTCATCCTATCCTCACTTGTGTAAGTGGGGATCAGTGTACCCGTATCATGGCAAAGCTCcatgaaggcatttgtgggagtcaAGTTAGAGGGCGAGCTCTCTCTTTGAAGGTCATTCGAGTTgggtactactggccgaccatgATGGAGGACTGCATGAGTTATGCACAACGGTGCGAGCAATGTCAAAAGCATGCTGATTGGCATCATGCACCCCCAGAGGAGTTGCGATTGATACATAGCCCctggcctttccatacttggggaatagACTTCTTAGGTCGATTTCCCCTGGCGATCCGCTAG